A genomic window from Eriocheir sinensis breed Jianghai 21 chromosome 9, ASM2467909v1, whole genome shotgun sequence includes:
- the LOC126995808 gene encoding uncharacterized protein LOC126995808: MTINYFNESAVQTPGGLGTSVGSIVLQAATVAWAVGSGFLSMGRRRRHAQPGGAADGDQAMRDLVIKVLDDVDAPTCLPLALCHAVSLPRRSLTPGHHAIIGLLSPLPAAPVAWPAVHTPAAKYQYAAFVGQWAGITGDPEQCRRVFPACTMAPEDVITAVTTWKLPCIPNNDADNNIKA; encoded by the exons ATGACCATCAACTACTTCAACGAGAGCGCCGTGCAGACCCCCGGCGGGCTGGGCACCTCCGTGGGCTCCATCGTGCTGCAGGCCGCCACCGTCGCCTGGGCTGTCGGTTCAGGCTTTCTCTCTATGGGCCGCCGCAGAAGGCACGCACAGCCAGGGGGCGCGGCGGACGGGGACCAGGCCATGCGGGACTTGGTGATAAAG GTGCTGGATGACGTGGACGCGCCCACCTGCCTGCCCCTCGCGCTGTGCCACGCCGTCAGTCTACCGCGCCGCAGCCTCACCCCGGGACACCACGCCATCATCGGCCTGCTCAG ccccctccccgccgcccccgTCGCCTGGCCCGCCGTCCACACCCCCGCCGCCAAGTACCAGTACGCCGCCTTCGTGGGCCAGTGGGCGGGGATCACTGGCGACCCTGAACAGTGCCGCCGCGTCTTCCCCGCCTGCACCATGGCCCCCGAGGACGtcatcaccgccgtcaccacctgGAAGCTTCCCTGCATCCCGAATAACGACGCTGATAACAACATAAAGGCGTAA